In Nocardioides faecalis, the following proteins share a genomic window:
- a CDS encoding type II toxin-antitoxin system VapB family antitoxin, whose protein sequence is MIFKRVGVGRPYPDHGLTSRDWAAVPPRQVKLDSLVTTKDTLQLSSLLDEDSTFYGDLFAHVVLWRGEYYLEDGLHRALRAALQQRNVLHARVIRMEG, encoded by the coding sequence GTGATCTTCAAGCGTGTGGGGGTCGGGCGTCCCTATCCCGACCACGGCCTCACCTCCCGGGACTGGGCGGCCGTGCCTCCACGCCAGGTGAAGCTGGACAGCCTGGTCACGACGAAGGACACCCTGCAGCTCTCCTCGCTGCTGGACGAGGACTCCACCTTCTACGGTGACCTCTTCGCCCACGTGGTGTTGTGGAGAGGTGAGTACTACCTGGAGGACGGCTTGCACCGGGCGCTGCGGGCCGCGCTGCAGCAGCGCAACGTCCTGCACGCCCGTGTGATCCGGATGGAAGGTTGA
- a CDS encoding LytR C-terminal domain-containing protein, with amino-acid sequence MENVREGSRSAMTLAVLAVIFLASVVWGWSNATQPLPERVKAAACTETLIKKGDKVAPPQVRVNVLNAGGPNGLASKTRAKLADAGFVTGSAGNAPVGTRAGTAQIWSDDPANPAVQLLASYLGKKVKVVDQPSGYAGITIVVGKRFKGVTKGKAAVRADKDSFVCTPPLSSVPEEPI; translated from the coding sequence GTGGAGAACGTCAGGGAGGGCAGTCGCTCCGCGATGACCCTCGCCGTGCTGGCCGTGATCTTCCTGGCCTCCGTGGTGTGGGGCTGGTCCAACGCCACCCAGCCGCTGCCGGAGCGGGTCAAGGCGGCCGCGTGCACCGAGACCCTCATCAAGAAGGGCGACAAGGTGGCGCCGCCGCAGGTGCGGGTCAACGTGCTCAACGCCGGCGGACCCAACGGGCTCGCCAGCAAGACGCGGGCCAAGCTGGCCGACGCGGGCTTCGTGACCGGCTCCGCGGGCAACGCCCCCGTCGGCACCCGTGCCGGCACCGCACAGATCTGGTCGGACGACCCGGCCAACCCCGCGGTGCAGCTGCTGGCGTCGTACCTGGGCAAGAAGGTGAAGGTCGTGGACCAGCCCTCGGGCTACGCCGGGATCACCATCGTCGTCGGCAAGCGGTTCAAGGGCGTGACGAAGGGCAAGGCGGCGGTCCGGGCCGACAAGGACTCCTTCGTGTGCACCCCGCCGTTGAGCTCGGTGCCCGAGGAGCCGATCTGA